In Oscillatoria acuminata PCC 6304, a single window of DNA contains:
- a CDS encoding RDD family protein, whose protein sequence is MASYPAQSLFPGFFRRIIAAVIDFILIALVWFSVGLGINFLPRTGVNTITFMALDVSRIFIVFLVFITYFTLLEATLGWTLGKLIFQEEVVTLRGRRPSLLQALVRNIFKPVDMLLLLGPLLMSPKTQTLGDRYARTLVINRDAGVPGIIVEDRYIFTFKKIIGIILLLVSLAGLGIGFSLMRTYLPEIRSVNQAATNHFMRLEKGIAINQNVRAAYENASSQLREQMTFEEYQQRLQENPFLPLALERRQEIKFNQWTFQEEEGQRVAAVVKGNLESLFEIEVNLAKEQNQWKFVSGNFMPTGQ, encoded by the coding sequence ATGGCAAGTTACCCGGCCCAAAGTTTATTTCCTGGCTTCTTCCGAAGGATAATTGCAGCAGTAATTGATTTTATTCTGATTGCATTGGTTTGGTTTTCGGTGGGATTAGGGATTAACTTTTTACCCCGTACTGGTGTAAATACTATTACCTTTATGGCTCTCGATGTTTCCCGAATTTTTATTGTATTTTTAGTTTTTATTACTTATTTTACCTTATTAGAAGCCACCTTGGGTTGGACTCTGGGTAAGTTAATTTTTCAAGAAGAAGTGGTCACCTTACGGGGACGCCGGCCTAGTCTGCTGCAAGCGCTGGTCCGGAATATTTTTAAACCTGTGGATATGCTGTTGCTCCTAGGCCCGTTGTTAATGTCTCCAAAAACCCAAACGTTGGGCGATCGCTATGCCAGAACTCTGGTGATTAATCGGGATGCTGGGGTTCCAGGCATTATTGTTGAGGACCGATATATTTTTACGTTTAAAAAGATAATTGGCATTATTTTACTGTTGGTGAGTTTAGCGGGATTGGGGATAGGATTTTCGTTAATGAGAACTTATCTACCCGAAATTCGGTCCGTGAATCAAGCCGCAACGAATCATTTTATGCGCCTCGAAAAAGGCATTGCCATCAATCAAAATGTCCGGGCCGCTTATGAAAATGCCTCCAGTCAACTGCGTGAACAAATGACCTTTGAGGAATATCAACAAAGACTCCAAGAAAATCCATTTCTGCCTTTAGCATTAGAAAGACGCCAAGAGATTAAGTTTAATCAATGGACCTTTCAAGAAGAAGAGGGTCAGCGGGTAGCGGCAGTGGTTAAGGGCAATTTGGAAAGTCTGTTTGAGATTGAGGTTAATCTGGCCAAAGAACAGAATCAATGGAAATTTGTGTCCGGGAATTTTATGCCGACGGGTCAGTAA
- a CDS encoding HAD-IIB family hydrolase — protein sequence MKSLPLSQLQAHHSLGRVAVVATDLDGTLTHQGKFTPGLLQALEALAAASVAVVIVTGRSAGWVSGLVSYLPVVGAIAENGGIFYPSNGTPVLLTAIADLKRHRQQLGAGFAHLLTEFPHLRETEDNPFRVTDWTFEVAGLTSENLQRLRSLCAELGWGFTFSTVHCHIKPHQQDKALALMQVLGDCFPDYSSDRVVTVGDSPNDESLFDQTLFPFSVGVANLAEYLDLLTHHPAYLTDLPESEGFCELVRTILAAQLP from the coding sequence ATGAAATCTTTACCCTTATCTCAACTTCAAGCCCATCATAGCCTGGGACGGGTGGCTGTGGTGGCAACGGATCTGGATGGGACGCTGACTCACCAGGGGAAATTTACCCCGGGTTTGTTACAAGCATTGGAGGCATTAGCGGCAGCATCGGTGGCGGTGGTGATCGTCACCGGACGATCGGCTGGATGGGTGAGTGGGTTAGTCAGTTATCTGCCGGTGGTGGGGGCGATCGCCGAAAATGGCGGGATTTTTTACCCTAGCAACGGGACTCCTGTTCTGTTAACGGCGATCGCCGATTTAAAGCGTCATCGGCAGCAACTAGGGGCAGGGTTTGCTCATCTGTTGACGGAATTTCCCCACCTGCGAGAGACTGAGGATAATCCATTTCGAGTCACCGATTGGACCTTTGAGGTGGCGGGACTGACTTCCGAAAACTTGCAGCGCTTGAGGTCCCTCTGTGCCGAATTGGGTTGGGGATTTACTTTTAGTACAGTTCATTGTCATATTAAACCCCACCAGCAGGATAAGGCCCTGGCCCTGATGCAGGTTTTAGGCGACTGCTTCCCCGACTACAGCAGCGATCGCGTGGTGACGGTGGGGGATAGTCCCAATGATGAAAGTTTATTCGACCAGACCCTGTTTCCCTTTTCCGTGGGAGTTGCCAATCTTGCTGAATACTTGGATCTCCTCACCCATCACCCCGCCTACCTCACGGATTTACCCGAATCTGAGGGGTTTTGCGAGTTAGTTCGCACCATTCTTGCCGCCCAATTACCTTAA
- a CDS encoding DevA family ABC transporter ATP-binding protein — protein sequence MNAHHASNFNSQPISSRPSAVVEIENVNHYFGKGTLRKQILFDIKLTIYSGEIVLMTGPSGSGKTTLLTLMGGLRSTQEGSLKVCNQQLCGASQNKLVQVRRNIGYIFQAHNLLNCLTARQNVQMSLDLHSQPGDESKMKAKATAMLESVGLREWVDYYPENLSGGQKQRVAIARALASHPQLVLADEPTAALDSKSGRDVVELMQRLAKDQGCTILLVTHDPRILDIADRIVQMEDGRLKEGWG from the coding sequence ATGAATGCTCATCACGCCTCTAATTTCAATTCTCAACCCATTTCTTCTCGGCCCTCTGCTGTGGTGGAAATTGAAAACGTCAATCATTATTTTGGAAAAGGAACTCTCAGGAAACAGATTTTATTTGATATTAAATTAACGATTTATTCGGGAGAAATTGTTTTAATGACCGGACCATCGGGTTCGGGAAAAACCACATTGTTAACCTTAATGGGAGGATTGCGCTCAACCCAAGAAGGGAGTTTGAAAGTGTGCAATCAACAACTTTGTGGGGCGAGTCAGAACAAATTGGTGCAAGTTCGCCGGAATATTGGGTATATTTTTCAAGCCCATAACTTGTTAAACTGTTTAACCGCAAGGCAAAATGTTCAAATGTCCCTGGATTTGCATTCTCAACCCGGGGACGAGAGCAAAATGAAAGCCAAAGCGACGGCGATGTTAGAATCGGTGGGATTAAGAGAATGGGTGGATTATTATCCGGAAAACCTCTCCGGGGGACAAAAACAACGGGTGGCGATCGCCCGTGCATTAGCGAGTCATCCTCAATTGGTTTTAGCAGATGAACCCACTGCTGCACTGGATAGTAAATCCGGTCGAGATGTGGTTGAACTGATGCAACGTTTGGCAAAAGACCAAGGTTGTACCATCTTGCTGGTGACTCATGACCCCCGGATTTTAGACATTGCCGATCGCATCGTTCAGATGGAAGATGGACGACTCAAGGAAGGGTGGGGATAG
- the devC gene encoding ABC transporter permease DevC encodes MMFRKIPLAWLQLSREKSRLLVAIAGIAFADILMFMQLGFRDALFDSSTRLHQSLTGDIVLISPRSQALISMQSFSRRRLYQTLAVPEVQAVSPLYLAIGSWKNPVDKSDRSILVLGIDPTKSVFNMPEVRANLDKIKPLDIGLFDRDARSEFGPIPQLLQEGPAVKTEVGGRRIEVRGLFSLGASFGADGSLITSDLTFLKLFKRRSIHEVDVGLIHLKPGANVEAVIAQIQSRLPPDVLVLSHQGFIEREQNYWKTRTAIGFVFTLGTIMGFMVGIAIVYQILYTDVASHLAEYATLKAMGYADWYFVGVVLQEAVILAVLGYIPAFAIANFLLYTLTRNATRLPIAMTPERAVLVLVLTLIMCAISGAVALRKLRDADPADIF; translated from the coding sequence ATGATGTTCCGAAAAATTCCTTTAGCTTGGTTACAATTGTCTCGGGAAAAAAGCCGCCTGTTGGTGGCGATCGCCGGGATTGCGTTTGCAGATATTTTGATGTTTATGCAGTTGGGATTTCGCGATGCCCTGTTTGATAGTTCGACTCGGTTGCACCAGAGTTTGACGGGAGATATCGTGTTAATCAGTCCGCGATCGCAAGCGTTGATTTCCATGCAGTCTTTTTCTCGACGTCGCCTCTACCAAACTTTGGCAGTCCCGGAAGTACAAGCGGTCAGTCCGTTATATCTGGCGATTGGGAGTTGGAAAAATCCCGTGGATAAAAGCGATCGTTCGATTTTAGTTTTGGGGATTGACCCAACTAAATCAGTGTTTAATATGCCGGAAGTTAGGGCAAATTTAGATAAAATTAAACCCTTAGATATTGGACTATTTGACCGCGATGCTCGTTCCGAATTTGGACCCATTCCCCAGCTTTTGCAAGAAGGTCCGGCGGTCAAAACTGAAGTAGGCGGGCGGAGAATTGAAGTCCGGGGATTGTTTAGTTTGGGCGCTTCTTTTGGGGCTGATGGCAGTTTGATTACCAGTGATTTAACGTTTTTAAAATTGTTTAAACGACGGAGTATTCATGAGGTGGATGTAGGGTTAATTCATCTGAAACCCGGGGCGAATGTGGAAGCAGTAATCGCCCAGATTCAGTCTCGCTTACCCCCAGATGTGCTGGTCCTGAGTCATCAGGGGTTTATTGAAAGGGAACAGAACTATTGGAAGACTCGGACGGCGATCGGTTTCGTGTTTACCCTGGGGACGATTATGGGGTTTATGGTGGGAATTGCGATCGTTTATCAGATTTTATATACCGATGTCGCCAGTCATTTGGCGGAATATGCCACCCTCAAGGCGATGGGATATGCCGATTGGTATTTTGTGGGGGTGGTATTACAAGAAGCGGTGATTTTAGCGGTTTTGGGATATATTCCGGCCTTTGCGATCGCCAATTTTTTATTATATACTTTAACCCGCAATGCCACCCGTTTACCCATTGCCATGACCCCAGAACGGGCAGTTTTGGTTCTGGTTCTCACTCTGATCATGTGCGCCATTTCCGGGGCAGTCGCTTTACGGAAACTGCGCGATGCCGACCCGGCGGATATTTTTTAG
- a CDS encoding HlyD family efflux transporter periplasmic adaptor subunit: MGHESVQDKDKKPDRQFTASSVPVADASLKTQAQVGRTPLERVGFLPPWVTLILVIAAIAIGGYSIYTLLQTRPVTQESETPTPIETPPTLQYVSALGRVEPGSQVIQVSAPNAMQGDRLGQLLIEEGDRVRADQTIAILDSRDRLAAQLEQAKQQVKIAQAKLAQVKAGAKSGDIAAQEAAIARLQAQIPRDLAVQDATIARLRAQVEGDIAAQGATVDRFSAQLEGNVTAREAGISRLQAELQGQILTQEATIARLQAELTGQRAAQQATISRLEAQIQGDRAVQQATIARLQAEREERLAAQQAVISQLQAKLENAGIEFRRYEHLYLEGGISASVYDTKRLDVEVALQEVKAAQARLEELDRTTRQQQLEAIATLEKINETGAKLLEEARATLTKIEGTVGKQIEEARTNLQRVQATAAEQLQEEQAVLTQLGRTGQAELSEAEVKQQQLQKVGREQLNEAVVTRDRIRATGEQELQEARSILESISEVRTVDVQLAEAEVDSAIAVEAEAQARLDEAYVRSPIEGRVLAINTRPGESITQDQGIVAIAQTDRMFIVAEVYETDIRYVRLGQRAAITSQAVDGELLGTVDRIGLQIGKKDVLETDPTADTDARVVEVKIRLDPQDSERVSGLTNLQVEVIIATMSSPMVPPSPSVPADPPVIIPE, from the coding sequence ATGGGTCACGAGTCTGTCCAAGACAAGGATAAAAAACCCGATCGCCAATTTACTGCGTCCTCTGTTCCGGTCGCCGATGCATCCTTGAAGACTCAGGCCCAGGTAGGGAGGACCCCCCTAGAACGAGTGGGCTTTCTTCCTCCCTGGGTGACCTTAATTCTCGTGATAGCGGCGATCGCCATTGGGGGATATTCGATTTACACTTTATTACAGACCCGACCTGTAACTCAAGAAAGCGAAACTCCCACCCCGATTGAAACGCCTCCCACTCTGCAATATGTGAGTGCATTAGGACGAGTCGAACCGGGTTCCCAAGTGATTCAAGTCTCTGCACCCAACGCCATGCAGGGAGACCGATTGGGACAATTATTAATTGAGGAAGGCGATCGCGTGCGTGCAGATCAAACCATCGCCATTTTAGACAGTCGCGATCGCCTTGCCGCACAACTCGAACAAGCTAAACAACAGGTGAAAATCGCTCAAGCGAAATTAGCGCAAGTCAAAGCCGGGGCTAAAAGTGGGGACATTGCCGCCCAAGAAGCGGCGATCGCCCGCTTACAGGCCCAGATTCCCCGGGACCTGGCGGTTCAGGATGCCACCATTGCTCGCCTGCGTGCTCAGGTGGAAGGGGATATCGCCGCACAAGGGGCGACCGTTGACCGTTTTAGCGCCCAATTAGAAGGGAATGTCACCGCGAGGGAAGCCGGGATTTCTCGCTTGCAGGCGGAACTCCAAGGTCAGATTCTAACTCAAGAGGCAACGATCGCCCGCTTGCAAGCGGAACTCACAGGTCAAAGGGCGGCCCAACAAGCGACGATTTCTCGCTTAGAAGCTCAGATTCAAGGCGATCGCGCTGTCCAACAAGCCACCATCGCCCGCTTGCAAGCAGAACGAGAGGAGAGACTCGCCGCACAACAAGCAGTCATTTCCCAGTTGCAAGCGAAACTAGAAAATGCCGGGATAGAGTTCCGACGCTACGAGCACCTTTACCTAGAAGGCGGGATTAGTGCCTCGGTTTATGATACCAAACGCCTGGATGTGGAAGTGGCACTGCAAGAGGTGAAAGCGGCGCAGGCGAGACTCGAAGAACTCGATCGCACGACTCGTCAGCAACAGTTAGAAGCGATCGCCACTTTAGAAAAAATTAACGAAACTGGGGCAAAACTCCTGGAGGAAGCCCGGGCCACTCTCACTAAAATTGAGGGAACCGTGGGCAAGCAAATTGAAGAGGCTAGGACCAATCTGCAACGAGTTCAAGCCACGGCAGCAGAACAATTGCAGGAAGAACAAGCGGTGTTAACTCAACTGGGCCGCACAGGTCAAGCGGAACTGAGTGAGGCAGAAGTTAAGCAGCAACAACTCCAAAAAGTGGGTCGGGAACAACTCAATGAGGCAGTCGTCACTCGCGACCGGATTCGGGCGACGGGAGAACAGGAACTCCAGGAAGCCCGGTCCATTTTAGAGAGTATTTCCGAAGTGCGGACTGTGGATGTACAATTGGCCGAGGCGGAGGTGGATAGTGCGATCGCCGTCGAAGCAGAAGCCCAGGCGCGTCTGGATGAAGCCTATGTGCGCTCACCCATTGAGGGTCGAGTGCTGGCGATTAATACGCGACCCGGGGAAAGTATTACTCAAGACCAAGGCATTGTGGCGATCGCGCAAACGGACCGAATGTTCATCGTGGCTGAGGTATATGAAACCGATATTCGCTATGTGCGCTTGGGTCAACGGGCGGCAATTACAAGTCAAGCGGTGGATGGAGAATTGTTGGGGACCGTCGATCGCATCGGGTTACAAATTGGCAAAAAAGATGTTCTGGAAACGGACCCAACTGCGGATACCGATGCCCGAGTGGTGGAGGTGAAAATTCGCCTCGACCCCCAAGACAGTGAACGGGTTTCTGGGTTGACGAATTTACAAGTGGAGGTGATCATTGCCACGATGTCCTCGCCAATGGTTCCCCCGAGCCCTTCGGTTCCTGCCGATCCACCCGTAATCATTCCTGAATAA
- a CDS encoding aspartate aminotransferase family protein yields the protein MSPETLISQPNLETNPSVFDPAEFDAAVMTTYGRFPLALERGQGCRVWDTEGRAYLDFVAGIATCTLGHAHPAMVKAVTEQIQKLHHVSNLYYIPEQGALAQWLVAHSCADRVFFCNSGAEANEGAIKLARKYAHTVLHIDDPVILTAHASFHGRTLATITATGQPKYQKNFAPLVPGFAYVPFNDIEAIKTAIAELDGGEKRRVAAILLEPLQGEGGVRPGDVSYFQAVRQICDDLGILLILDEVQVGMGRSGKLWGYENLGIEPDIFTSAKGLGGGIPIGATLCKSSCNIFQPGDHASTYGGNPFACGVALTVCQTLEQENLLVNAAQRGEQLRQGLQAIATQYPNLIAEVRGWGLINGLELSAETEMTSIEIVKVAMAAGLLLVPAGPKVVRFVPPLIVTASEVDEALATLGKAIAQLSA from the coding sequence GTGAGTCCAGAAACCCTCATTTCCCAGCCCAACCTTGAAACGAACCCATCTGTTTTTGACCCTGCGGAGTTTGATGCAGCGGTGATGACCACCTACGGACGCTTTCCCCTGGCCCTAGAACGGGGTCAGGGATGCCGTGTTTGGGATACCGAAGGCCGCGCATACCTGGATTTTGTCGCCGGGATTGCCACCTGTACCCTGGGACACGCCCATCCGGCAATGGTCAAAGCAGTGACGGAACAAATCCAAAAGCTGCATCATGTGTCTAACTTGTATTATATTCCCGAACAGGGGGCTTTAGCCCAGTGGTTGGTGGCTCATTCCTGTGCCGATCGCGTGTTTTTCTGTAACTCCGGTGCAGAAGCGAATGAAGGTGCCATCAAACTCGCCCGCAAATACGCTCACACCGTATTACATATCGATGATCCGGTGATTTTAACCGCCCATGCAAGTTTCCACGGACGCACCCTCGCCACCATTACTGCCACGGGTCAACCCAAATATCAAAAGAATTTCGCCCCGTTGGTCCCCGGGTTTGCTTATGTGCCGTTTAATGATATTGAGGCCATTAAAACTGCGATCGCCGAATTAGATGGGGGCGAAAAGCGCCGAGTTGCAGCAATTCTCCTCGAACCGCTACAGGGAGAAGGCGGCGTCCGTCCCGGAGATGTGAGTTACTTCCAGGCCGTCCGACAAATTTGCGATGACTTAGGCATTTTGCTGATTTTAGACGAAGTACAGGTAGGAATGGGCCGGTCTGGGAAGCTGTGGGGATATGAAAATCTCGGCATTGAACCGGATATCTTTACCTCAGCTAAAGGATTAGGCGGTGGCATCCCCATTGGGGCAACATTATGTAAATCCAGTTGTAATATCTTCCAACCGGGAGATCATGCCAGTACCTATGGCGGCAATCCCTTTGCTTGTGGGGTGGCCCTGACGGTCTGTCAAACCCTGGAACAGGAGAATTTGTTAGTCAATGCCGCACAACGGGGGGAACAATTACGCCAGGGATTACAGGCGATCGCCACTCAATATCCGAATCTGATTGCTGAGGTACGCGGTTGGGGACTGATTAATGGTTTGGAGTTGTCTGCCGAGACTGAAATGACTTCGATTGAAATTGTCAAAGTGGCAATGGCAGCCGGATTATTACTGGTTCCCGCAGGACCGAAAGTGGTGCGGTTTGTTCCGCCTTTGATTGTTACTGCCTCAGAAGTGGATGAAGCATTAGCAACCCTTGGTAAGGCGATCGCGCAATTGAGTGCTTAA
- a CDS encoding cation:proton antiporter — MTNRAPFPHFLSQIESGTSVQSGRVEELAIVLIILLLVATFVAIFSRRFKVPYVTGLVLAGLAITEFLPGNIGLDSSLILNLFLPILVFEAAINTDISRLRSTIVPISLLAGPGLMVSFGVTGLLIKFGLGLDWIPALLVGVILAVTDTVSVIAVFKEVSVPSRLSTIVNGESLFNDGVALVIFTLLVNVQIMGSFSFVNGLQQLFIVILGGTIIGVMVGYLSSGLLARYDDGLTSILLSVAVALGTFQLGQLLGVSGVVGVVVAGLLVGNIGIKQTASASNRIALYSFWEYAGFGVNTFIFLLIGLEINPLTLWNTLPAVLLAILAYQVGRLLSVYPLLTLLQWVDRPIPIRWKHVLFLGNIKGSLSMAMALTLPATLEGRSQLIALLFGTVLLSLVGQGLSLPWLVKRLNIQEISAFRQKIQELQAQLMAAKAAQEELNNLLKAGVLPKSIYEEMRASYQVKIAGAEKQLRDIYNIRPEDENGGDRGKLDAVWRQVLLAEKSALNDALRKQILSEEIVQKQVNYLNQQLLKLEDD, encoded by the coding sequence ATGACTAACCGCGCCCCTTTTCCACATTTTCTTTCCCAAATAGAATCGGGGACATCCGTTCAATCGGGACGAGTAGAAGAATTAGCGATCGTTCTGATTATTCTGTTATTAGTCGCTACCTTTGTCGCCATTTTTTCCCGGCGATTTAAAGTTCCCTATGTCACCGGGTTAGTCTTAGCCGGTTTAGCCATCACCGAATTTTTACCCGGAAACATTGGCTTAGATTCTTCTTTAATTTTAAACCTATTCTTACCCATTTTAGTCTTTGAAGCAGCCATTAATACCGATATTAGTCGGTTACGCAGCACCATCGTTCCCATTTCTTTATTAGCTGGTCCGGGTCTGATGGTTTCTTTTGGGGTCACCGGACTGCTGATTAAATTCGGATTAGGATTAGACTGGATTCCCGCCTTATTAGTTGGCGTGATTTTAGCTGTCACTGATACCGTGTCAGTTATTGCTGTCTTTAAAGAGGTTTCGGTTCCCAGTCGGCTATCGACCATTGTCAACGGAGAGAGTCTGTTTAATGATGGGGTCGCCTTAGTGATATTCACCTTGTTGGTGAATGTTCAAATTATGGGGAGTTTTTCCTTCGTTAATGGACTGCAACAACTCTTTATTGTCATCCTGGGCGGAACCATAATTGGAGTAATGGTGGGTTATTTAAGTAGCGGATTGTTGGCCCGTTATGATGATGGTTTAACCAGTATTTTACTCAGCGTTGCCGTAGCTTTGGGGACCTTTCAACTCGGGCAGTTACTCGGAGTATCTGGAGTGGTTGGGGTTGTCGTTGCTGGCTTATTAGTGGGCAATATTGGGATAAAACAGACTGCTTCAGCATCGAATCGGATTGCTTTATATAGTTTCTGGGAATATGCGGGATTTGGGGTAAATACGTTTATTTTTTTGCTGATTGGCTTAGAAATCAATCCCCTAACTCTCTGGAATACTTTGCCTGCCGTCCTGTTAGCCATTTTAGCTTATCAAGTTGGGCGACTTTTGTCTGTTTATCCGTTATTAACCCTTCTTCAATGGGTTGACCGTCCCATCCCTATCCGGTGGAAGCACGTTTTATTTTTAGGAAATATTAAAGGGTCATTATCTATGGCGATGGCTTTAACCTTACCGGCTACATTAGAGGGAAGGTCCCAATTAATTGCCTTATTGTTTGGGACGGTGTTACTTTCGTTGGTGGGACAGGGATTGAGTTTACCCTGGTTAGTTAAACGCTTGAATATTCAAGAGATTTCCGCATTTCGCCAGAAAATTCAGGAATTACAAGCGCAATTAATGGCGGCTAAAGCGGCCCAAGAAGAGTTAAATAATCTTCTGAAGGCGGGGGTTTTGCCCAAGTCAATTTATGAAGAAATGCGGGCTTCCTACCAGGTTAAAATTGCCGGGGCGGAGAAACAATTGCGGGATATTTATAATATCAGGCCCGAGGATGAAAATGGGGGCGATCGCGGAAAATTGGATGCAGTCTGGCGGCAAGTCTTGCTGGCGGAGAAAAGCGCTTTAAATGACGCCCTCCGCAAGCAAATTTTATCCGAAGAAATTGTTCAGAAGCAGGTGAACTATTTGAATCAACAATTATTAAAATTAGAAGATGATTAA
- a CDS encoding potassium channel family protein encodes MYIIIGGAGLLGLNLAERLIELGHTIALIDVDPTACNYAREQLGVMAFEGSTVSTELLLEAGIRKADAVAAMLRNDALNLAMVALAKYYGVSEILVRMRHRDFEQPYRIAGATHIISTVELAVTTMANAIEYPEVESMMHFEQGQIEVLKLSIPDNSQAIGRSLAEIARDPRFPQGSLIIGYQPYPHSDLVIPNGSTVIELHSTILIVTKQNCLHQMIDFMKGAV; translated from the coding sequence ATGTACATTATTATTGGTGGCGCAGGTTTACTAGGGCTTAATTTAGCCGAAAGATTGATAGAACTTGGACATACGATCGCCTTGATAGATGTTGACCCAACGGCCTGTAATTATGCTCGGGAACAACTCGGGGTGATGGCCTTTGAAGGCAGTACGGTGAGTACGGAGTTGCTATTAGAAGCGGGGATTCGGAAAGCCGATGCTGTGGCCGCGATGTTGCGGAATGATGCCCTGAATTTAGCAATGGTTGCCTTGGCTAAATATTATGGGGTTTCAGAAATTCTTGTCCGAATGCGCCATCGCGATTTTGAACAACCCTATCGGATTGCGGGGGCTACCCATATTATCAGTACGGTGGAACTGGCGGTGACGACGATGGCGAATGCGATCGAGTATCCGGAAGTTGAATCGATGATGCATTTTGAACAAGGGCAAATTGAAGTGCTCAAACTTTCGATTCCGGATAATTCTCAGGCGATCGGACGCAGTTTGGCGGAGATTGCCCGAGACCCCCGCTTTCCTCAAGGGTCTCTGATTATTGGTTATCAACCTTATCCCCATAGTGATTTAGTTATTCCCAACGGGAGTACGGTGATTGAACTACATTCTACGATTTTAATTGTCACCAAACAAAATTGTCTCCACCAAATGATTGATTTCATGAAGGGGGCGGTTTAA
- a CDS encoding potassium channel family protein, which produces MKSQQFIKLSTEINQKYRRIRQELIGGVLALISVMLIGILWYRLVEGWRWVDAIYMTAITLSTVGFMEIHPLGDRGRLFTISLIAMGLVSIGYIVNRFTDAIIEGYFQDELKSRRQRRLIETLSEHYIICGFGRTGRQIAYEFNAENIPFLVIDANAEVIQQAQQLGYIAIQGDATVDATLLEVGIERAICLVTAMPSDAENLYTLISSKTLNPQIRVISRANSEEAVQKLQRSGADAVVSPYITGGRRMAAAALRPQVMDFVDGIIAGADRTFYLEEFLIDGESCPLVGDTLHDAKLRSHSGALVLAIRRADGHLIGGPTADTVLMVGDTLICMGTTEQLRLLNQILSPLKLKLPRIRKQPPIWE; this is translated from the coding sequence GTGAAATCACAGCAATTTATTAAGTTAAGCACCGAAATCAATCAAAAATATCGACGAATTCGACAAGAATTAATCGGGGGTGTACTCGCCCTGATTTCCGTCATGTTAATCGGGATCCTCTGGTATCGACTGGTGGAGGGATGGCGATGGGTCGATGCCATTTATATGACGGCGATTACCCTCTCTACCGTGGGATTTATGGAAATCCACCCCCTCGGCGATCGCGGGCGCTTATTTACCATTTCCTTGATAGCAATGGGATTGGTGAGTATCGGCTATATCGTCAACCGCTTTACAGACGCTATCATTGAAGGATATTTCCAAGATGAACTTAAAAGTAGAAGACAGCGACGCTTGATAGAAACATTATCTGAACATTACATCATTTGTGGATTTGGTCGCACGGGTCGGCAGATTGCCTATGAGTTCAATGCCGAAAACATTCCCTTTTTGGTGATTGACGCGAATGCTGAAGTGATTCAACAGGCGCAGCAACTGGGATATATTGCCATTCAAGGGGATGCCACGGTGGATGCCACCTTGTTAGAGGTGGGGATCGAACGCGCCATCTGTTTGGTAACGGCGATGCCATCGGATGCGGAAAATCTTTATACCTTAATTTCTTCCAAAACATTAAACCCGCAAATTCGAGTCATTTCCCGCGCCAATAGTGAGGAAGCGGTGCAAAAATTACAGCGCAGTGGTGCCGATGCGGTGGTTTCTCCCTATATTACTGGAGGTCGGCGGATGGCAGCAGCAGCATTGCGACCCCAGGTGATGGATTTTGTGGATGGGATTATTGCGGGGGCCGATCGCACCTTTTATTTAGAAGAGTTTTTGATTGATGGCGAGAGTTGTCCCTTAGTCGGAGACACTTTACACGATGCCAAACTGCGATCGCACTCCGGTGCACTGGTCCTCGCCATTCGCCGCGCCGATGGACATCTCATCGGTGGCCCCACCGCCGATACGGTTCTGATGGTAGGAGATACCCTAATCTGCATGGGAACCACGGAACAACTCCGCCTCCTTAACCAAATCCTTAGTCCCCTTAAGTTGAAATTACCTCGTATTCGTAAGCAACCGCCGATTTGGGAGTAG